In Dysgonomonadaceae bacterium zrk40, one genomic interval encodes:
- a CDS encoding GNAT family N-acetyltransferase has product MVHTIIFDEQNKPDKQEKQELVDFLYDQLEQYGDPKNQIERAIDYSLKEFDSFGGFVMLLKQHEQIRAAVVINRTGMDGYIPENILVYIAVDRNSRGEGLGRKLMTQAIAHAEGDIALHVEANNPAKRLYEKLGFTNPYLEMRLKKAN; this is encoded by the coding sequence ATGGTGCACACAATCATCTTTGATGAACAGAACAAACCTGACAAACAGGAAAAACAGGAGCTGGTCGACTTTCTGTATGACCAGCTGGAACAGTACGGAGACCCAAAAAACCAAATTGAGAGAGCCATCGACTACTCCCTGAAAGAGTTCGACTCCTTTGGTGGTTTCGTGATGTTGCTGAAGCAGCATGAACAGATCCGGGCTGCGGTGGTGATCAACCGTACCGGCATGGATGGATACATCCCCGAGAACATATTGGTGTACATTGCGGTGGATCGTAACAGCCGTGGTGAAGGACTGGGCAGGAAGCTGATGACGCAAGCCATCGCTCATGCTGAGGGGGATATTGCCCTCCACGTGGAGGCGAACAATCCGGCCAAGCGGCTGTATGAGAAGCTGGGATTCACCAATCCTTATCTGGAAATGAGACTGAAAAAAGCGAATTGA
- a CDS encoding outer membrane lipoprotein-sorting protein — MKNKGLEIKIKRAITLLFAVAALPLQAQPTADQILERIDRNLSSENRVFESSMTIHGRRSSRTITSKTYAVGDKRSFTEYLSPPREEGTKMLKLEEQLWIYSPSTDRTIQISGHMLRQSVMGSDLSYEDMMDDRKLTETYNAEVVGTEEIGGRDCWILQLSGKVDDLAYASRRLWVDRERYVPLKEELFAKSGKLLKRSEMSDVEQIEGRWFPRTVFYRDMLKQGSEGTEFRITDIRFNQEIPDYIFSKAALKQ; from the coding sequence ATGAAAAATAAAGGTTTAGAAATAAAAATCAAACGTGCCATCACATTGTTGTTTGCAGTTGCGGCACTCCCTCTGCAGGCGCAGCCGACGGCGGACCAGATCCTGGAGCGGATCGACCGGAATCTGTCGTCAGAGAACCGGGTTTTTGAGTCGTCTATGACCATCCATGGACGGCGGAGCAGTCGCACCATCACCTCTAAGACCTATGCGGTGGGCGACAAGCGCTCCTTCACCGAATACCTCTCACCTCCCCGCGAGGAGGGGACCAAGATGCTGAAGCTGGAGGAGCAGCTCTGGATTTACTCTCCCTCTACCGACCGTACCATACAGATATCGGGGCACATGCTGCGCCAGTCGGTGATGGGATCGGATCTCTCCTACGAGGATATGATGGACGACCGTAAGCTGACGGAGACCTATAACGCTGAGGTGGTGGGGACCGAAGAGATCGGGGGGCGCGACTGCTGGATACTGCAGCTCTCCGGCAAGGTGGATGACCTGGCCTACGCCTCACGCCGCCTCTGGGTGGACAGGGAGCGCTATGTCCCCCTGAAGGAGGAGCTCTTCGCCAAGAGCGGTAAGCTGCTGAAACGCTCTGAGATGAGCGACGTGGAGCAGATCGAGGGGCGCTGGTTCCCCCGCACCGTTTTCTACCGCGATATGCTGAAGCAGGGGAGTGAGGGTACCGAGTTCCGGATTACCGATATCCGGTTTAACCAGGAGATACCGGATTACATTTTCTCCAAGGCTGCACTGAAACAGTAG
- a CDS encoding cupin domain-containing protein, translated as MKRKLIFLGLAAMLMSVSCVQPQSEERQPAEEPVESVETVEFKDFGPDPLVIDIEQYTLQNENFRTAVWTGSLMQMTVMTLQPGEDIGLELHTKTDQFLRVEQGSGIVMMGDSEENLDFQERVEDDFAIFIPAGKWHNLLNDSDEPLKLYSIYTPVEHPHGTVHETREEGIEHDHDH; from the coding sequence ATGAAAAGAAAATTGATATTTTTGGGTTTGGCGGCGATGCTGATGTCGGTATCGTGTGTACAGCCCCAAAGTGAGGAGCGTCAGCCGGCAGAGGAGCCAGTTGAGAGCGTGGAGACGGTCGAGTTCAAAGATTTCGGCCCCGATCCGTTGGTGATTGACATTGAGCAGTACACACTGCAGAACGAGAACTTCCGTACCGCCGTGTGGACCGGCAGCCTGATGCAGATGACTGTAATGACCCTACAGCCGGGAGAGGATATTGGCCTGGAACTCCACACGAAAACCGATCAGTTCCTCCGCGTGGAGCAGGGGAGCGGCATCGTGATGATGGGTGACAGTGAGGAGAACCTCGATTTCCAGGAGCGGGTGGAGGATGATTTTGCCATCTTCATCCCGGCCGGCAAGTGGCACAACCTGCTCAACGATTCTGACGAGCCGCTGAAACTTTATTCCATCTACACGCCGGTGGAGCATCCGCATGGCACTGTGCATGAGACCCGTGAAGAGGGAATCGAACATGACCACGACCATTGA
- a CDS encoding NAD(P)/FAD-dependent oxidoreductase, whose product MKHYDVIIIGGGPAGSMAGIALQKKGYKTCIIDKSAFPRNKLCGGLLTVKTLQLLRKECPEINSDRFIVKQTNRVHFYLEGEKVTTFQMKEPCYLTERTLFDYALIGEYLHYGGEVLENRRVKPADIHFTSQTLQAGQERLGYSYLVGADGCSSVLLKKSGRKNYNYFCIEGAIPSDPGIQDEMKIFFGVSGHGYGWQFPKEGYDCLGVGGAHKEGNILQQADNFFGQLGIKPVNRKGAPIPSGKLPNLRGLPNNVLLVGDAAGFADPVTGEGIYLALLSGLRAGKAIDAADNDGRKSATGHYGALVKPLRKNIAAAFRLQKILYRPFILKRFMHHLTKRPAFGLFYLEKVIATNEYDYRSFIPHYFLKHRKMNVG is encoded by the coding sequence ATGAAACATTACGACGTCATCATCATCGGCGGCGGTCCTGCGGGATCCATGGCCGGTATCGCCCTGCAAAAGAAAGGTTACAAGACCTGCATCATCGATAAGTCCGCCTTTCCGCGCAACAAGTTGTGCGGGGGACTACTCACTGTAAAGACCTTGCAACTTTTGCGGAAAGAGTGTCCCGAAATTAATTCCGATCGCTTCATCGTAAAACAAACAAACCGGGTTCACTTTTACCTTGAAGGCGAGAAGGTAACCACATTCCAGATGAAAGAGCCCTGCTACCTTACTGAACGAACGCTGTTCGATTACGCTCTTATCGGTGAATATCTGCACTATGGTGGAGAGGTGCTCGAGAACAGAAGAGTGAAGCCGGCAGATATCCATTTCACATCGCAGACCCTTCAGGCAGGGCAGGAGAGACTCGGGTACAGCTATCTGGTGGGTGCGGATGGCTGCAGCAGCGTGCTGTTGAAGAAGAGTGGCAGGAAGAACTACAATTACTTCTGCATTGAAGGAGCAATCCCATCCGATCCCGGGATTCAGGATGAGATGAAGATCTTCTTCGGCGTTTCAGGTCATGGTTACGGATGGCAGTTCCCAAAAGAGGGATATGACTGTTTGGGGGTTGGAGGAGCACACAAAGAGGGCAACATCCTGCAACAAGCAGATAATTTCTTCGGACAGCTGGGTATAAAGCCGGTAAACCGGAAAGGGGCCCCTATCCCATCGGGCAAACTTCCCAATCTTAGGGGATTGCCAAACAACGTGCTGCTGGTAGGCGACGCAGCCGGTTTCGCCGACCCCGTCACCGGCGAGGGGATCTATCTCGCCTTGTTGAGCGGGTTGCGTGCAGGTAAGGCAATCGATGCTGCGGACAACGACGGCCGTAAGAGTGCGACCGGCCATTATGGAGCACTAGTGAAGCCGTTGCGGAAAAACATCGCCGCTGCCTTTCGGTTACAGAAAATCCTCTATCGACCTTTTATCCTGAAGCGGTTCATGCATCACCTCACGAAACGTCCAGCTTTCGGCCTGTTCTATCTGGAAAAGGTGATCGCCACGAATGAGTATGACTACCGCAGTTTTATCCCTCACTATTTCCTGAAACACAGGAAAATGAACGTTGGATAA
- a CDS encoding transcriptional regulator, with translation MFKELDPLLHSQLRLAVMSLLLSVEEADFVFLREKTGATAGNLSVQLEKLQEAGYIHVRKYIHAKRSRTVCKITKKGIEAFESYVKALQSYIKKE, from the coding sequence ATGTTTAAAGAACTGGATCCGCTGCTTCACTCACAACTGCGACTGGCGGTGATGTCCCTGCTCCTGTCGGTGGAGGAGGCCGACTTCGTCTTCCTCCGCGAGAAGACAGGCGCCACCGCCGGCAACCTGAGCGTACAGCTCGAGAAGCTGCAGGAAGCCGGATATATCCATGTGAGGAAATATATCCACGCCAAACGCTCCCGCACGGTTTGCAAGATTACCAAAAAAGGGATTGAGGCCTTTGAGAGCTATGTCAAGGCCCTCCAGAGCTATATCAAAAAGGAGTGA
- a CDS encoding MarR family transcriptional regulator, producing MEYEQLKLKNQICFPIYAASRLITRGYQPHLEKLGITYPQYLVMMVLWEQDGITVNDIAEKLILNTNTVTPLLKRMEVMGFVSRKRSTLDERKVLITLTPQGRKMREEAASIPERLVEELQQVGITADELVGLKQSLDRLVEHLKGSGDFTV from the coding sequence ATGGAATATGAACAGCTGAAACTGAAGAACCAGATATGTTTCCCGATATACGCGGCATCGAGGCTTATCACCCGCGGGTATCAGCCGCACCTTGAGAAGTTGGGAATCACCTATCCCCAGTACCTGGTGATGATGGTGCTCTGGGAGCAGGATGGCATCACGGTGAACGACATCGCCGAGAAGTTGATCCTCAATACCAACACGGTGACACCCCTGCTTAAGCGGATGGAGGTGATGGGATTCGTCAGCCGCAAGCGCTCAACCCTGGATGAGCGCAAGGTGCTGATCACCCTCACTCCGCAAGGGCGAAAGATGCGGGAGGAAGCTGCATCCATCCCTGAGCGACTTGTGGAGGAACTGCAGCAAGTTGGCATCACGGCGGATGAACTGGTGGGGTTGAAACAAAGCCTTGACCGATTGGTGGAGCACCTGAAAGGGAGTGGTGATTTCACTGTTTGA
- a CDS encoding TonB-dependent receptor: MMKTKQILFIGLIFWQLQSFAQTREVSGRVIDEQGSPVAYANIWLENSVEGTSSDNEGFFRFNSHATGEVCLIVSMIGYHEVRLQAPIKEMHDLQILIREIPLNLDEVVVQAGSFILKGTSTVDRKSTVDVATTAGSEGDLFKAITLLPGAQATGTDGRLLIRGGDSSESQTYIDDMHVLSPYGATFPYQQARSRYSPFFFSGVNFSMGGFSSEYSQSLSSVLPLYTRDEAKDSKTGVSLKNVSLGGGGTKAWEKASLSFNGDYTNMDSYTRLFYPEQAKQWNRPFHSLALQKQFRYSPKEQTHFKTFFTFNRSAFNRLERPAFGESREMDFNEDNLYLNSTYRTRSKSGMNWFVGAAFGWNRRRIAGAEIAGDKLSESESELHLKVKTGKRISRLFKMDAGAESFLKQYEMDYTIFAPPLSPRLNHHISGIYFSGDFNLLDNLLLNTSVREEYTSLNDDIALLPRLALSYKLNEFIFSGVAGRYQQMTGKEYLIRNGALSNERNLQYLLGIYYQKDEKIFRAEAYHKDYERLPLQQQQLGYTSEGEGYSRGVDLFYNDRMFLKHWDYMVAYTFNDSRRRYLHYPVPVQPHYVTRHNASVSVRYTNFDRLRSMISITQRYASGRPYDDPNDMDFMSARTPQLHTTDVSWTILAHKKLIIYLSASNIFGRKNIYGYHYNSKPNNAGIYERKPILLEQPQNFYVGFFLTLGKNVAYEATHF, from the coding sequence ATGATGAAGACAAAACAGATACTATTTATCGGGTTAATCTTCTGGCAGTTGCAGTCATTCGCACAGACTCGAGAGGTATCAGGCAGAGTGATCGACGAACAGGGCAGTCCGGTAGCCTATGCCAATATCTGGTTGGAAAACAGTGTCGAGGGCACGAGCAGCGACAACGAAGGGTTCTTTCGCTTCAACAGCCATGCGACCGGTGAGGTCTGCCTGATTGTTTCGATGATCGGCTATCATGAGGTTCGTCTACAAGCTCCAATTAAAGAGATGCACGATCTGCAGATCCTCATCAGGGAGATTCCGTTGAATCTTGACGAGGTAGTGGTGCAAGCCGGCAGTTTTATCCTCAAGGGCACCAGCACTGTCGACCGGAAGAGCACGGTCGATGTGGCCACCACCGCCGGCTCGGAGGGAGACCTGTTCAAAGCAATCACCTTGCTTCCTGGGGCACAGGCAACCGGCACCGACGGGCGGCTGCTGATAAGGGGTGGCGACAGCTCCGAGTCGCAGACCTACATCGACGACATGCATGTGCTCTCGCCATACGGTGCCACCTTCCCCTACCAGCAGGCGCGCTCCCGCTACTCACCATTCTTCTTCTCGGGAGTGAACTTTTCCATGGGTGGCTTCTCGTCTGAGTATTCCCAGAGTCTCTCCAGTGTCCTGCCTCTATATACCCGTGATGAGGCGAAGGATTCGAAAACAGGAGTGAGCTTGAAGAATGTCTCCCTGGGCGGTGGAGGCACAAAGGCATGGGAGAAGGCATCACTTTCTTTCAACGGCGATTATACCAATATGGATAGCTATACTCGCCTCTTCTACCCGGAGCAGGCAAAGCAGTGGAACAGACCCTTCCACTCACTGGCCCTTCAGAAACAGTTTCGCTATAGTCCGAAAGAGCAAACCCATTTCAAAACCTTCTTCACCTTCAACCGCAGCGCGTTCAACCGTTTGGAGCGGCCCGCATTTGGTGAAAGCCGGGAGATGGATTTCAATGAGGACAACCTCTACCTCAACAGCACCTACCGCACCCGTAGCAAATCGGGAATGAACTGGTTCGTCGGGGCGGCCTTCGGCTGGAACAGGAGGCGAATCGCCGGGGCAGAGATCGCCGGAGACAAGCTGAGCGAAAGTGAATCGGAGCTGCACCTGAAGGTGAAAACGGGCAAAAGGATCTCACGACTATTCAAGATGGATGCGGGCGCGGAGAGCTTCCTGAAACAATATGAGATGGACTATACCATCTTCGCACCTCCCCTTTCACCACGTCTGAACCACCATATCTCCGGCATTTATTTCTCCGGTGATTTCAACCTTCTGGACAACTTGTTGCTAAACACATCTGTGAGAGAGGAGTACACATCTCTCAACGATGATATCGCACTGCTGCCCCGCCTGGCATTGAGTTACAAGCTGAACGAATTCATCTTTTCAGGAGTGGCCGGCCGCTATCAGCAGATGACCGGTAAAGAGTATCTGATCCGTAACGGTGCGCTCTCCAACGAACGCAACCTGCAATACTTGTTGGGTATCTATTATCAGAAGGATGAGAAGATCTTCAGGGCTGAAGCTTACCACAAGGATTATGAGCGACTGCCCCTCCAGCAACAGCAGCTGGGATACACCTCCGAAGGGGAGGGCTACAGCCGCGGTGTCGACCTCTTTTACAACGACCGGATGTTCCTGAAACATTGGGACTATATGGTCGCATACACCTTCAACGACAGCCGGCGCAGATACCTGCACTACCCTGTTCCGGTGCAGCCGCATTATGTCACCCGACACAACGCCTCCGTCAGCGTCCGCTACACCAATTTCGACCGACTGCGGAGCATGATCAGCATCACCCAGCGCTATGCCAGCGGGCGTCCGTACGACGACCCCAACGATATGGATTTCATGAGCGCCCGCACCCCACAGCTCCACACCACCGATGTGAGCTGGACCATCCTGGCACACAAGAAGCTGATCATCTACCTCTCAGCTTCCAACATCTTCGGCAGGAAGAACATCTACGGCTATCACTACAACAGTAAGCCCAACAACGCCGGGATCTATGAAAGAAAGCCCATCTTGCTGGAACAACCACAAAACTTCTATGTCGGTTTCTTCCTCACGCTGGGGAAGAACGTCGCCTACGAAGCCACCCATTTTTAA
- a CDS encoding alanine racemase has product MAELIIEAEKIRENIRTLSDYFEKQGIDWSLITKVFSGDQDFLENILTLEVIDKINSVGDSRLTSLKNLRAVNPAMRTIYIKPPAAIYADDVVQFADISLNSSFSTIKALNEAAGKAGKIHQIIIMVELGEMREGVNRDDVMSFYEKVFNLPHIEVIGLGSNLGCMYGIEPTYDKLLQLSIYKELISVKFNKKLKYISGGSSITLPLIEKGAIPKDINHFRVGEAAFFGVSPLYNEQFLNLHTDTFAFEANIIELEEKKIVPEGVLSDANIGHTADFNDHDTSETTVKAILDVGILDVDKDDIEALDKEVRFVGITSDMMVVDIGKNRNAEGGKRYRVGDRIRFKTNYMAVARLLNSKFIDKRFI; this is encoded by the coding sequence ATGGCTGAGCTGATCATTGAAGCAGAGAAGATCAGGGAGAACATCCGGACCCTGAGCGACTATTTTGAAAAACAGGGGATCGACTGGAGCCTGATTACCAAGGTCTTTTCGGGTGACCAGGATTTTCTGGAGAACATCCTCACTTTGGAGGTAATTGACAAGATCAACTCGGTGGGCGACTCGAGGCTTACCAGCCTCAAGAACTTGCGGGCGGTGAACCCTGCCATGCGTACCATCTACATCAAACCACCGGCTGCCATCTATGCCGATGATGTGGTGCAGTTTGCAGACATCTCGCTCAACAGCTCGTTCAGCACCATCAAGGCGCTGAACGAGGCAGCGGGCAAAGCAGGTAAGATTCACCAGATTATCATCATGGTGGAGTTGGGAGAGATGCGCGAGGGGGTGAACCGCGACGATGTGATGTCGTTCTATGAGAAGGTATTCAACCTGCCCCACATTGAAGTAATCGGCCTGGGTTCCAACCTGGGCTGCATGTACGGCATCGAACCAACCTACGACAAGCTGCTGCAGCTCTCCATCTACAAGGAGTTGATCTCGGTGAAATTCAACAAGAAGTTAAAGTATATCTCCGGTGGTTCCTCTATTACGCTGCCGCTGATCGAAAAGGGTGCCATACCGAAGGATATCAATCACTTCAGGGTGGGGGAAGCTGCTTTCTTCGGGGTGAGTCCCCTCTACAACGAGCAGTTCCTGAATCTGCACACCGACACCTTCGCCTTTGAGGCCAACATCATCGAGCTGGAGGAGAAGAAGATTGTGCCGGAGGGGGTGCTGAGCGATGCCAACATCGGCCATACCGCCGATTTCAATGATCACGACACCAGCGAGACCACCGTGAAGGCGATCCTCGACGTGGGGATCCTCGATGTGGACAAGGATGACATTGAAGCACTCGACAAGGAGGTCCGTTTTGTAGGCATCACCTCCGACATGATGGTGGTCGATATCGGTAAGAACCGCAATGCTGAAGGTGGAAAGCGTTACCGTGTGGGTGATCGCATCCGTTTTAAAACCAACTACATGGCAGTGGCGCGACTGCTCAACTCAAAATTCATCGACAAACGATTTATCTGA
- a CDS encoding glutathione peroxidase has protein sequence MKEAKFYGFSAKSLKGEELKMDAYKGKTVLVVNTASKCGLTPQYEGLEALYKKYKDKGLVILGFPCNQFGNQEPGDEQSISEGCLINYGVTFPMFAKVDVNGENAHPIFKYLKKELGGFFGGKIKWNFTKFLVDSNGKPVKRFSPFTKPEEIDKYLAKKMNN, from the coding sequence ATGAAAGAAGCAAAATTTTACGGATTCAGTGCTAAGAGCCTGAAAGGGGAGGAACTCAAAATGGATGCCTACAAGGGGAAAACGGTACTGGTGGTAAACACCGCCAGCAAGTGTGGGCTGACACCCCAGTACGAAGGGTTGGAGGCACTCTACAAGAAGTACAAGGACAAAGGTCTGGTAATACTTGGCTTCCCCTGCAACCAGTTTGGCAACCAGGAACCGGGAGATGAGCAGTCGATTTCTGAGGGATGCCTCATCAATTACGGTGTCACCTTCCCCATGTTTGCCAAGGTGGATGTGAACGGAGAAAATGCACACCCTATTTTCAAATACCTGAAAAAGGAGCTGGGCGGTTTCTTCGGAGGCAAGATCAAGTGGAACTTCACCAAGTTCCTGGTCGACAGCAACGGTAAGCCTGTGAAGCGTTTTTCTCCTTTCACCAAACCGGAGGAGATTGACAAATACCTCGCGAAAAAGATGAATAATTGA
- a CDS encoding DUF1801 domain-containing protein, whose protein sequence is MGELKTKQHDGNVEEFIRSYADSEQKQADSFALLELMRETTGQEPKMWGDTMIGFGQYHYKSARSRQEGDWMRVGFSPRKAALSLYVYSATPEQEQLLPILGKYKMGKGCIYVKRLADIDREVLKKIILSTLTWLEETYGKE, encoded by the coding sequence ATGGGAGAACTGAAAACAAAACAGCATGACGGCAACGTGGAGGAGTTCATCCGCAGCTATGCCGACAGCGAACAAAAACAGGCCGACAGCTTCGCACTGCTGGAGCTGATGCGGGAGACCACCGGTCAGGAACCAAAGATGTGGGGCGACACGATGATCGGCTTCGGGCAGTACCACTACAAGTCGGCACGCAGCCGTCAGGAGGGGGACTGGATGAGGGTGGGCTTCTCACCCCGCAAGGCGGCCCTCTCGCTCTATGTCTATTCCGCTACCCCGGAACAGGAACAGCTGCTTCCCATCCTTGGGAAGTATAAAATGGGGAAGGGCTGCATCTACGTGAAGCGTCTTGCTGATATTGACAGGGAAGTCCTAAAGAAAATCATCCTTTCTACCCTTACTTGGCTGGAGGAAACATACGGCAAAGAATAA
- the guaB gene encoding IMP dehydrogenase encodes MSFIADRIAFEGLTFDDLLLVPAFSQVLPRNVDLTTRFSRNITLNIPMVSAAMDTVTEITMAIAIAREGGIGVIHKNMPIEEQARQVRAVKRAENGMILNPISITPDKSVSEALAMMAEYKIGGIPVVTDGNRLVGIVTNRDLRFEKSMNKRIEEVMTSENLITTRQSANLEDAAEILQQYKIEKLPVVDGENRLVGLITYKDITKAKDKPFACKDEQGRLRVAAGIGVTADSLERATALVEAGVDAIVIDTAHGHSKGVAEMLKLIKQTFPQIDVVVGNIATAEAARFLADAGADAVKVGIGPGSICTTRVIAGVGVPQITAIYEVAKALEGTGVPLIADGGLRYSGDIVKALAAGGTSVMMGSLLAGTEESPGETIIFNGRKFKSYRGMGSLSAMQQGSKDRYFQDVEDDIKKLVPEGIEARVPFKGTLQEVVYQMVGGLRAGMGYCGAESIEQLHQAKFTRITSAGYTESHPHGVMITREAPNYSKGTE; translated from the coding sequence ATGTCATTTATTGCAGATAGAATCGCCTTCGAAGGTCTCACATTTGACGATCTTCTCCTGGTTCCCGCCTTCTCTCAGGTATTGCCCCGCAACGTGGATCTCACCACCCGTTTCTCACGCAACATCACGCTCAACATCCCCATGGTCTCTGCGGCCATGGATACCGTCACCGAGATCACGATGGCCATCGCCATCGCACGCGAGGGCGGAATCGGCGTGATCCACAAGAACATGCCCATTGAGGAACAGGCACGTCAGGTGCGTGCCGTGAAACGTGCCGAGAACGGCATGATCCTCAATCCCATCAGCATCACCCCCGACAAATCGGTGTCGGAAGCGCTCGCCATGATGGCGGAATACAAGATTGGCGGCATCCCGGTGGTGACCGACGGAAACAGGCTGGTCGGCATCGTCACCAACCGCGATCTGCGCTTCGAGAAGTCGATGAACAAGCGGATTGAAGAGGTGATGACCAGTGAGAACCTCATCACCACACGCCAGTCGGCCAACCTGGAGGATGCCGCTGAGATCCTTCAGCAGTACAAGATCGAGAAGCTGCCGGTGGTGGATGGTGAGAACCGCTTGGTAGGATTGATCACATACAAGGATATCACCAAGGCGAAGGACAAACCCTTTGCATGCAAGGATGAGCAGGGTCGCCTGCGTGTGGCTGCCGGCATTGGTGTCACCGCCGACTCACTCGAGAGAGCAACAGCCCTGGTGGAAGCCGGTGTGGATGCCATCGTGATTGATACTGCCCATGGCCATTCGAAAGGGGTGGCTGAGATGCTGAAGCTGATCAAGCAGACATTCCCGCAGATCGATGTGGTGGTGGGCAATATCGCCACGGCAGAGGCGGCCCGCTTCCTGGCAGATGCAGGTGCCGATGCAGTGAAGGTGGGCATTGGACCGGGATCGATCTGTACCACCCGCGTCATCGCAGGTGTGGGAGTTCCCCAGATCACTGCCATCTACGAGGTGGCAAAGGCGCTCGAGGGGACCGGTGTACCGCTTATCGCCGACGGAGGCCTTCGCTACTCGGGCGACATCGTCAAGGCACTGGCCGCCGGAGGTACTTCGGTGATGATGGGGTCACTGCTGGCCGGCACCGAGGAGTCGCCGGGTGAGACCATCATCTTCAACGGCCGCAAGTTCAAGTCCTACCGTGGCATGGGCTCCCTCTCGGCCATGCAACAAGGATCGAAAGACCGTTACTTCCAGGATGTGGAGGATGACATCAAGAAACTGGTGCCGGAAGGAATTGAGGCGCGCGTGCCGTTCAAGGGTACCCTGCAGGAGGTGGTCTACCAGATGGTGGGCGGACTGCGTGCAGGGATGGGTTACTGTGGTGCGGAGAGCATCGAGCAGCTGCACCAGGCCAAGTTCACCCGCATCACCTCTGCCGGATACACGGAGAGTCATCCCCACGGTGTCATGATCACCCGGGAGGCACCCAACTACAGCAAGGGTACCGAATAA
- a CDS encoding VOC family protein, with protein MDDNKPRVTGIGGIFFFSEDPEKIKEWYRDNLGMEVNEWGSSIEFRNARQPEEINYLQWSPFEKGSDYFAPSRKEFMINYRVEHLEELLVKLRQNGVTILDEVEKYEYGKFVHIMDAEGNKIELWEPIDSAFTEMGLKTTK; from the coding sequence ATGGATGACAACAAACCGAGGGTGACCGGTATCGGCGGTATTTTCTTCTTTAGCGAAGACCCTGAAAAGATCAAGGAGTGGTATCGCGACAACCTCGGAATGGAGGTGAACGAGTGGGGTTCCAGCATTGAATTCCGCAATGCACGCCAGCCGGAGGAGATCAATTACCTGCAGTGGAGCCCCTTTGAGAAAGGGAGTGACTATTTCGCTCCATCGCGCAAGGAGTTCATGATCAACTACCGGGTGGAACACTTGGAGGAGTTGCTGGTGAAGCTGAGGCAGAACGGCGTCACTATCCTCGATGAGGTGGAGAAATACGAGTATGGAAAGTTCGTCCACATCATGGATGCGGAAGGAAACAAGATCGAGCTTTGGGAACCGATCGACTCTGCCTTTACCGAGATGGGACTCAAAACCACCAAGTAG
- a CDS encoding peroxiredoxin — MSVLVGKKAPAFRAQAVINGSEIVENFSLEDYINNKYVVFFFYPADFTFVCPTELIAFQQKMKAFEERNTVVVAASTDSAVSHWKWLNTPKNDGGIQGVTYPIVADPSLTISMAYDVLAGKFVTDENGNPEFKGSAEAYRGLFLIDKGGIVRHQVINDMPLGRSVDEVLRVIDALQFTEEYGEVCPADWHKGDKALSATQEGIAEYLSEK; from the coding sequence ATGTCAGTATTAGTAGGAAAAAAAGCCCCGGCATTCCGGGCTCAGGCCGTGATCAACGGTTCTGAAATCGTAGAAAACTTCTCCCTGGAGGATTATATCAATAACAAGTATGTGGTCTTCTTCTTTTACCCGGCCGACTTCACATTCGTCTGCCCCACAGAGTTGATTGCCTTCCAACAGAAAATGAAAGCGTTCGAAGAGCGTAACACTGTGGTGGTAGCTGCCTCCACCGACTCAGCCGTCTCCCACTGGAAGTGGCTCAACACACCGAAGAACGATGGCGGCATCCAGGGTGTCACCTACCCCATCGTGGCCGACCCCTCACTTACCATCTCGATGGCCTATGATGTGCTTGCCGGCAAGTTCGTCACTGACGAGAACGGCAATCCTGAATTCAAGGGATCAGCTGAGGCCTACCGCGGTCTCTTCCTGATTGACAAGGGAGGCATCGTTCGCCATCAGGTAATAAACGACATGCCGCTGGGCAGAAGCGTGGACGAAGTGCTTCGTGTGATCGACGCGCTGCAGTTCACCGAAGAGTATGGCGAGGTATGCCCGGCCGACTGGCACAAGGGCGACAAGGCGCTCTCAGCCACCCAGGAGGGGATTGCCGAGTACCTGTCGGAGAAGTAA